One Candidatus Polarisedimenticolia bacterium genomic window carries:
- a CDS encoding anti-sigma factor has protein sequence MSCETRRDLLMLYAAEALDPAEREPIRAHLATGCPRCAGALAEAEATLGHLPLALDPVAPNPETRAALMRRVTALPRTDPRTAPAGRSAAAVRAGAWVRPALAAAAAVLVTVAALSIPGQRARQALLARLDAQDREIVRLREAVHDAAETVRVLRSPAVRIVALSGTQSQPQATARIFWDQSRRTWHFYAADLRQPGPGRTYQLWFITPAQEKISAGTFDVDPQGEAALEVTIPPGLEAVAVAAVTDEPAGGSPQPTGSIHLAGSVARPSS, from the coding sequence ATGAGCTGCGAGACGCGCAGAGATCTACTTATGCTGTACGCCGCCGAGGCGCTCGATCCCGCCGAGCGCGAGCCGATCCGGGCCCACCTCGCCACCGGCTGCCCGCGCTGCGCCGGCGCGCTCGCCGAGGCCGAAGCGACCCTCGGTCACCTGCCGCTCGCCCTCGACCCCGTGGCCCCAAACCCGGAGACGCGCGCCGCCCTGATGCGCCGGGTCACCGCCCTGCCCCGCACGGATCCGCGCACCGCTCCAGCCGGCCGATCGGCCGCCGCCGTCCGGGCCGGCGCCTGGGTGCGCCCGGCCCTGGCCGCGGCCGCAGCCGTGCTCGTCACCGTCGCGGCGCTCAGCATCCCGGGGCAGCGCGCGCGCCAGGCGCTGCTCGCCCGCCTCGACGCTCAGGACCGCGAGATCGTCCGCCTGCGCGAGGCGGTGCACGACGCCGCCGAGACCGTGCGCGTCCTGCGCTCCCCCGCCGTCCGCATCGTCGCCCTGTCCGGAACGCAGTCCCAGCCGCAGGCCACCGCGCGCATCTTCTGGGACCAGTCGCGCCGGACCTGGCACTTCTACGCCGCCGACCTGCGCCAGCCCGGCCCCGGCCGAACCTATCAGCTGTGGTTCATCACCCCGGCGCAGGAGAAGATCTCCGCCGGCACGTTCGACGTCGACCCGCAGGGCGAGGCGGCCCTCGAGGTCACCATCCCGCCCGGCCTCGAGGCGGTCGCCGTCGCCGCCGTCACCGACGAGCCGGCCGGCGGTTCCCCGCAGCCGACCGGTTCGATCCACCTCGCGGGCTCGGTCGCCCGGCCGTCGTCGTAA
- a CDS encoding sigma factor-like helix-turn-helix DNA-binding protein yields the protein PAAQAAADAGPYLDMAASEQKAKIRRALAGLSAAERRAVELSFFDGLSHGEIAKTLQEPLGTVKSRIRQGLLRLRDALGDEYGRMETA from the coding sequence CCCCGCGGCACAGGCGGCCGCCGACGCGGGCCCCTACCTCGACATGGCGGCGTCGGAGCAGAAGGCGAAGATCCGGCGCGCCCTGGCGGGGCTGTCGGCGGCCGAGAGGCGGGCGGTCGAGCTGTCGTTCTTCGACGGCCTCAGCCACGGCGAGATAGCGAAGACGCTCCAGGAGCCGCTCGGCACGGTGAAGAGCCGGATCCGGCAGGGCCTTCTCAGGCTGCGCGACGCCCTGGGCGACGAGTACGGAAGGATGGAGACGGCATGA